The following DNA comes from Nicotiana tabacum cultivar K326 unplaced genomic scaffold, ASM71507v2 Un00001, whole genome shotgun sequence.
AGTATGCGTAGAGTATATAATAATTATACACGGTTATATATAAATATTACACATTCGAgggttatttttagtttaaacggTTGGGTAGGCAGCTATTTCTGGTGGCTACTACCCAGGATTTTCCGGCGGAATCAACCACCCAACTTCTGGCCAGCTCTCCGATTTTCATGTTCTACCTCTCCATTTTTAGTTGCAATTTTTTTAGTCGGTTTGTTCTCTGTTACATCTTTCTGTTTATGTATCGGTAGTGCCGTGTATTAAATTCAACCTTGCTTGTTGCATCTGTATCTTTAGGTAGATTAATTGCGCTAGCACGTGCTTGGgtttttgttcttgtttttgtacTTGTTCTTGACACCTTTAACTCGTTAAGTTTTCATATTTCTTAGCATATTTTCTTTATTGGTAGTGCCTTGTATTCAATTCAACCTTGCCCGTTACATCTGTCTCTTCAGGTAGATTAAGTGTGCTAAAACTTGTTTGAGTTTTTGTACTTGTTATTGACACTTTTAACTTGTTAAGTTCTCATATTCTTAGCATATTTTCCTCTGTTCTAGCTCTCTGTTGGTTGAGTGGTAGTGATTAAATAGCACCCTTAGTCTATAATGATTGTGGTTTATAATGTGAGAGTAAAGTCATGTCCTCGGATGGGGCGGGAGGTGGGTAGCAAGGGTGGGAAAGGGGACAAGGAAGCTTATAGGCTAAGAGTTGGGTCCTGGAACATAGAGACGTTGACAGGTAAGACTATATAGTTGGGTAGGATTCTTTAGAGAAGGAGGATCAACATAGCGTGTGCATAGGAGACCAGGTGGAAGGGTACTAAGGCACATGATGTTAACGAGTATAAACTGTGATACTCTAGAGGTGTTGGGGGCAAGAATGAGGTCGGTATTTTAGTTGACAAAGATCTTAGAGAGCTAGTGGCCGAGGTTAAGAGGGTAAGCAATAGGGTGATGGGGGTTAAGTTTGTGGTTGTGGGGCTTACTTTAAGTGTGATTAGTGATTATGCTCCTCAAGTAGGCTTGGGCGAGGAGGTTAAGAGGCAATTCTAGGAGGATTTGGATGAGGTGGTGCGTAGTATTCCGCGCACCGAGAAGATTTTTAttggaggggatttcaatggccaTATCGGGGCTAATGCTGGGGGTTATGACGATGTGTATGGAGGGTCTAGATTTAGAGATAGGAACGGGGGAGGTACTTCACTGTTGGATTTCGCTAAAGCTTTTTATCTGGTGGTAGCTAACTCGAGTTTCCCAAAAAGGGAGGAGCACCTGGTCACTTTCCGGAGTACGGTGGCCACGACTCAGATAGACTATCTTCTCTGTAGGAAATGTGATAGAGGTCTTTGCATGGATTGCAAGGTCATCCCGAGTGAGTGTCTCATGACCCAACATAGGCTCATAGTAATGGATCTGGGGATCAAGAGGAATAGAAAGAAGAGAGCAGTGTGCAGTCAACCTAGAGTCAAGTGGGGAAACTTGACTAAGGACAAAGCCCAGGAGTTAGGAGAGAGGTTGTTGGCGATGGGGGCATGGAAGAATAGTGGGGATGGGACTGCGTTATGGGCCATGAAAGCGAAATACATTAGGGAAGCCGCGAGAGAGGTTTTAGGGGTTACAAAGGGATACCCTAGGAGACGTATAGGGGACTGGTGGTAGAATGCGGAGGTCCAAGGTAAAGTTGAAGTCAAGAAAGCGACTTATTTGAAACTAGTGAAGAGCACAAACGAGAAGGGGTTGTTTTATCCCTAAATTAGCTAACCGTGGGATTGTTATTCCATATTAAGTGTGGTATAAAACTAATATCAATATTGTGGTATAACTATGTTATAAGAAGGCAATGAAAGATACAAAATTAGCGGTTACGTCGGCTAAGACTGTTGCTTTTGGACATATATATGCGGAACTTGGGAGCAAATGCGGGGATAAGAAGTTGTACTAGTTAGCCAAAGTGAGGGAGAGGAAGACtcgtgacttggaccaagtgaagtgcatcaaatACGAGGACGACATAGTATTGATGGAAGACGCCCATATTAGACGAAGATGGCAGACATACTTCCACAGACTGTTGAACGAGGAGGGGGACATAAGCATTGTGCTGGGTGAGTTGGAGCACTCTGAGAGTCTGCGTGATTTTTGATATTGTAGGCGTATTAAGGTTGAAGAGGTTATGGAAGtgatgcgtaagatgagtagttGAAGAGTGACTGGGCCAGACTAGATCCCTATAGAATTATGGAAGAGTACGGGGCGTGCAGGCGTGGAGTGACTTAATGGGTTATTTAATGTTATCTTTAAGACGAAGAAGTTGCCCGAAGAATGGAAGT
Coding sequences within:
- the LOC142178805 gene encoding uncharacterized protein LOC142178805 codes for the protein MIVVYNVRVKSCPRMGREVGSKGGKGDKEAYRLRVGSWNIETLTANSSFPKREEHLVTFRSTVATTQIDYLLCRKCDRGLCMDCKVIPSECLMTQHRLIVMDLGIKRNRKKRAVCSQPRVKWGNLTKDKAQELGERLLAMGAWKNSGDGTALWAMKAKYIREAAREVLGVTKGYPRRRIGDWW